A single Streptomyces sannanensis DNA region contains:
- a CDS encoding AfsR/SARP family transcriptional regulator — MVRFNLLGPLEVRVHGRPAHIRGGRQRTLLVLLLLGEGTSVSKEQLIDEIWGDDPPGQAGNALQAVVTRLRRSLDTWCGAGFARERLVSEPSGYSLRLDGPVIDFREFESLYDEARRLMAGDPARSGAVLEEALGLWRGPALHGVGGGVLCRSAAIRLDEKRLLALEDKVELEHRGGRYADTVAELHRLTMLYPLHERFSEQLMVALYRSGRPAEALDAYHRLRTVLHGELGLEPTPAVQSRMRAIRRHDMAA, encoded by the coding sequence GTGGTGCGGTTCAACCTGCTCGGCCCTCTCGAGGTCCGGGTACACGGCCGACCGGCGCATATCAGAGGAGGACGCCAGCGCACCCTCCTGGTCCTTCTTCTGCTCGGTGAAGGGACCTCCGTCTCCAAGGAACAGCTCATCGACGAGATCTGGGGCGACGACCCGCCGGGCCAGGCCGGCAACGCTCTGCAGGCCGTGGTCACACGGCTCAGACGATCGCTCGACACCTGGTGCGGGGCGGGCTTCGCCCGCGAGCGCCTCGTCTCCGAACCGTCGGGATACAGCCTCCGGCTGGACGGCCCTGTGATCGACTTCCGGGAGTTCGAGTCGCTGTACGACGAGGCGCGCCGGCTGATGGCCGGCGACCCGGCCCGGTCCGGTGCCGTACTCGAGGAGGCGTTGGGACTGTGGCGCGGCCCCGCGCTGCACGGCGTCGGCGGTGGGGTGCTGTGCAGAAGCGCCGCCATACGCCTCGACGAGAAGCGCCTGCTCGCCCTGGAGGACAAGGTCGAACTGGAGCACCGCGGCGGCCGGTACGCCGACACGGTCGCGGAACTGCACCGGCTCACCATGCTGTACCCGCTGCACGAACGGTTCTCCGAACAGTTGATGGTGGCCCTGTACCGCTCGGGCCGCCCGGCCGAGGCGCTCGACGCCTACCACCGGCTGCGCACGGTACTGCACGGCGAGCTCGGCCTGGAGCCGACGCCCGCCGTGCAGTCCCGCATGCGGGCAATCCGCCGGCACGACATGGCGGCGTGA
- a CDS encoding MFS transporter, which yields MLSGKLSDRARNGISLVFLGLAVFVVYTGTTVADVALPSVRADLPATEAELRWVANVYVLASACLLLSAGTLGDVLGRKRVFLAGLAGFGAASALCASAGSIEVLLVARAVQGAFGSVLIPVSLALVAALFPDPAARARAIGIGAGFCGLALGMGPVVGGLLVDGWGWRSIFWLDVPVTAAALVALGFALPDGQPRRHRRLDVTGQLLFVVAVAAAVFGLAEGNDRGWTSPPVTVSFALAVVALPAFLWWEAHTAEPMLPLGLFRNPVVVVACTVNLLSLFGLYAAMSLLALRMYELERLAAAEIAVRFLVLNGGITVASYAASVMVVRTGPRVPIVAGTLCSGAGLLGLAGLDSADGYGAYWWLLVLLGTGISLAAAPSTVALLGSLPVAWAGTASGVSNTFRQLGSVLGVAASGAMVSARSLLPGSASALLLAAGLVLTAGVLALALLRQRPRQDGPAGAAAPRTEQPTRVGGA from the coding sequence ATGTTATCCGGAAAACTCTCCGACCGGGCCCGTAACGGTATCTCCCTGGTCTTTCTCGGCCTGGCCGTCTTCGTGGTGTACACGGGGACCACGGTCGCCGATGTCGCCCTGCCCTCGGTCCGGGCCGACCTGCCCGCGACGGAGGCCGAGCTGCGCTGGGTCGCCAATGTCTATGTCCTGGCGTCCGCCTGCCTGTTGCTCAGCGCCGGCACCCTGGGTGACGTCCTGGGCCGCAAGCGGGTCTTCCTCGCTGGTCTCGCCGGGTTCGGCGCCGCTTCGGCGCTGTGCGCCTCGGCCGGTTCCATCGAGGTGCTGCTCGTCGCGCGAGCGGTCCAGGGGGCGTTCGGTTCCGTACTGATCCCGGTCTCGCTCGCCCTGGTGGCAGCGCTCTTCCCGGACCCGGCCGCCCGCGCCCGGGCCATCGGTATCGGCGCGGGCTTCTGCGGGCTCGCCCTCGGCATGGGGCCGGTGGTCGGCGGACTGCTGGTGGACGGCTGGGGCTGGCGTTCCATCTTCTGGCTGGACGTACCGGTGACGGCGGCCGCCCTGGTGGCGCTGGGCTTCGCGCTGCCCGACGGACAGCCGCGCCGGCACCGGCGGCTCGATGTGACGGGCCAGCTGCTGTTCGTCGTCGCCGTCGCCGCCGCGGTGTTCGGTCTCGCCGAGGGGAACGACCGGGGCTGGACCTCGCCGCCGGTGACCGTCTCGTTCGCGCTGGCCGTCGTGGCCCTGCCGGCCTTCCTGTGGTGGGAGGCCCACACGGCGGAGCCGATGCTGCCGCTCGGGCTCTTCCGCAACCCGGTGGTCGTGGTCGCCTGCACGGTCAATCTGCTGAGCCTCTTCGGCCTGTACGCCGCCATGTCGCTGCTGGCGCTGCGCATGTACGAGCTGGAGCGGCTGGCCGCGGCCGAGATCGCCGTACGGTTCCTGGTGCTCAACGGCGGGATCACTGTGGCCTCCTACGCGGCGTCGGTCATGGTGGTGCGGACCGGTCCGCGCGTTCCGATCGTCGCCGGCACCCTCTGCTCCGGGGCGGGACTCCTGGGCCTCGCCGGTCTGGACTCCGCGGACGGGTACGGCGCCTACTGGTGGCTGCTGGTCCTGCTCGGCACGGGCATCTCGCTGGCCGCGGCACCCTCCACAGTGGCACTGCTCGGCTCCTTACCGGTGGCCTGGGCGGGCACCGCCTCCGGGGTGTCCAACACCTTCCGTCAGCTGGGCAGTGTGCTCGGGGTGGCGGCGTCCGGGGCCATGGTGTCCGCCCGGAGCCTTCTGCCGGGTTCCGCGTCGGCACTGCTGCTGGCCGCGGGACTGGTGCTGACGGCGGGCGTGCTCGCCCTGGCGCTGCTGCGGCAACGGCCACGGCAGGACGGCCCGGCGGGCGCCGCCGCGCCCCGGACCGAGCAGCCCACCCGGGTGGGCGGCGCCTGA
- a CDS encoding FG-GAP-like repeat-containing protein: protein MSKKVMGPRGRKSVLALSLIVAVSTLGTGLGMAVAAPDSSGGAGKGVDVSALAKAKSSGKPVEIVERRTETSEVYVNPSGTTTVTTHLVPVRVRQGDTWVPVDTDLAFVNGRVVPKAAVAGLELSDGGDGPLVKLNDRRHVLELSWPGKLPKPKLDGPVATYPEVMPGVDLRMTAEPEGFSQLLVVKDAKAAKNPKLKKLSFGVKGNGLKMTGDEKQGIKAVDAKGRTVFSAPAPRMWDSGKGGKQKQAVMDTAAAGGSLSVVPDRKLLTGADTAYPVYVDPTFSAGVSNWAEVRRTTPTTSYWNDRSKLNLSVGGTTNYLGVTDAYRGFFQVDVPNLNASRSVLNATLNYTTTNSSCVPLQIWSTGRISSATTWNNQPTWNTMLASPACANGAGTLSVKSTVQAAAAGGSSLVDFGLRSTDAVEQAATNSLRFDLSKVSLSVEYNSLGQCFLYTGVNYKDPEGTTFTKEVNCQNTASAVRAEPYTNGAVTGSLLAGSHSFVCWRSGDVNAAGNRIWYYVKGDTSSNWTKWQGWGYVPADKLNLVGAEPYPGLPACNVYNVTAGIASPQDFDSDGVSDVLAVQTDGNVALYPGLGNGTLGSKKMLWTDGRGTGYTNLFTGDFNKDGIGDVAGFTGGVVWWWPGNGSSGVSDTRLPLIDNRYKTQYYFDPGLHAPCRVASASDFNSDGNTDIMAICGQGSEQGNYDADAFWWWPGDGDGGINATSGASLGNEYLYAYRTETEFSPMDVTGDGRMDIARMPYATTLELNPGPLAPNASYGTGARIPWAPNGFGTVTKVFAGDFNGDRKGDMAGVDSAGSLWWWPGSGDGTFGTPSKMSTTTDWGTFKDLL, encoded by the coding sequence ATGTCGAAGAAAGTCATGGGGCCGCGCGGCCGCAAGTCCGTGCTCGCCCTCAGTCTGATCGTGGCCGTTTCCACCCTGGGCACAGGACTGGGAATGGCCGTGGCGGCCCCCGACTCGTCGGGCGGAGCGGGCAAGGGTGTCGACGTGTCGGCCCTGGCGAAGGCGAAGTCCTCCGGGAAGCCGGTGGAGATCGTGGAGCGCAGGACCGAGACCTCGGAGGTGTACGTCAATCCGTCCGGCACCACGACGGTGACGACCCATCTGGTGCCGGTGCGCGTGCGCCAGGGTGACACATGGGTACCGGTCGACACCGACCTGGCATTCGTCAACGGCCGTGTGGTGCCGAAGGCGGCCGTGGCGGGTCTGGAGCTCTCCGACGGTGGCGACGGCCCGCTGGTGAAGCTGAACGACCGCCGGCATGTGCTGGAGCTGAGCTGGCCGGGGAAGCTGCCCAAGCCGAAGCTGGACGGTCCGGTGGCCACCTACCCCGAGGTGATGCCGGGCGTCGATCTGCGGATGACGGCCGAGCCGGAGGGCTTCTCGCAGTTGCTGGTGGTCAAGGACGCCAAGGCCGCGAAGAACCCGAAGCTGAAGAAGCTGTCGTTCGGCGTCAAGGGCAACGGTCTGAAGATGACCGGTGACGAGAAGCAGGGCATCAAGGCGGTCGACGCCAAGGGCCGTACGGTCTTCTCCGCCCCGGCGCCCCGCATGTGGGACAGCGGCAAGGGCGGGAAGCAGAAGCAGGCGGTCATGGACACCGCGGCCGCGGGCGGAAGCCTCTCGGTCGTCCCGGACCGGAAGCTTCTCACCGGCGCCGACACCGCCTACCCGGTGTATGTCGACCCCACGTTCAGCGCCGGTGTGTCCAACTGGGCCGAGGTGCGCCGGACCACACCGACGACGTCCTACTGGAACGACCGGTCCAAGCTCAACCTCAGCGTCGGTGGAACGACCAACTACCTCGGCGTGACGGACGCATATCGCGGGTTCTTCCAGGTCGACGTGCCGAATCTGAACGCAAGCCGCAGTGTGCTGAACGCAACCCTCAACTACACGACGACGAACTCCAGTTGTGTGCCCCTGCAGATCTGGAGCACCGGTCGCATCTCCTCAGCGACCACCTGGAACAACCAGCCCACCTGGAACACGATGCTCGCGTCGCCCGCCTGCGCGAACGGTGCGGGCACGCTGTCCGTCAAGAGCACGGTGCAGGCGGCCGCGGCCGGCGGCTCGAGCCTGGTGGACTTCGGTCTGCGCAGCACCGACGCGGTGGAACAGGCCGCGACGAACAGCCTGCGGTTCGACCTGAGCAAGGTCAGCCTCAGCGTGGAGTACAACTCCCTCGGCCAGTGCTTCCTGTACACGGGAGTGAACTACAAGGACCCCGAGGGCACCACCTTCACCAAGGAGGTGAACTGCCAGAACACGGCCTCCGCGGTCCGGGCCGAGCCGTACACCAACGGTGCGGTGACGGGAAGCCTGCTGGCGGGCTCGCACAGCTTCGTGTGCTGGCGCAGCGGTGACGTGAACGCCGCCGGCAACCGCATCTGGTACTACGTCAAGGGCGACACCTCCTCCAACTGGACCAAGTGGCAGGGCTGGGGATACGTCCCGGCCGACAAGCTCAACCTGGTCGGCGCCGAGCCCTACCCCGGGCTTCCGGCCTGCAACGTCTACAACGTCACCGCCGGTATCGCCTCACCGCAGGACTTCGACTCCGACGGAGTGTCCGATGTCCTGGCCGTCCAGACGGACGGGAACGTCGCCCTCTATCCGGGCCTCGGGAACGGCACCCTCGGCAGCAAGAAGATGCTGTGGACCGACGGCCGGGGCACCGGTTACACCAACCTGTTCACCGGTGACTTCAACAAGGACGGCATCGGCGACGTCGCCGGCTTCACCGGCGGTGTCGTGTGGTGGTGGCCCGGCAACGGCAGCAGCGGCGTCAGTGACACCCGGCTGCCGCTGATCGACAACCGGTACAAGACGCAGTACTACTTCGACCCCGGGCTGCACGCCCCGTGCCGGGTGGCCTCCGCCTCGGACTTCAACAGCGACGGCAACACCGACATCATGGCCATCTGTGGTCAGGGCTCGGAGCAGGGCAACTACGACGCCGATGCCTTCTGGTGGTGGCCCGGCGACGGCGACGGCGGCATCAACGCCACCAGCGGCGCCAGCCTCGGCAACGAGTACCTCTACGCCTACCGCACGGAGACCGAGTTCTCCCCGATGGACGTCACCGGCGACGGCCGCATGGACATCGCCCGGATGCCCTACGCGACGACCCTGGAGCTGAACCCGGGCCCCCTCGCGCCCAACGCCTCCTACGGCACGGGCGCCAGGATCCCCTGGGCGCCGAACGGCTTCGGCACGGTCACCAAGGTGTTCGCCGGCGACTTCAACGGCGACCGCAAGGGCGACATGGCGGGCGTCGACTCGGCCGGCTCGCTGTGGTGGTGGCCCGGCAGCGGCGACGGCACCTTCGGCACCCCGTCGAAGATGTCGACCACCACGGACTGGGGGACCTTCAAGGACCTCCTGTGA
- a CDS encoding FG-GAP-like repeat-containing protein, with translation MALSTALTTLGVAAAAAEKAEKSGGDGVAVSALAKAKSSGKPVEITEHRTPYAEVHANPSGTLTVTTHLTPVRVRQGRTWVPVDTDLVTDKGRVRPKAAVTGLELSSGGDGPLVRLNDKQHVLEMSWPEKLPKPRLDGPVATYPEVLPGVDLQVTAEAEGFQQLLVVKDAKAARNPKLKKIAYGLTGTGLKIGADRNKGLTAVDARGKTVFSGPAPRMWDSSKGNKKTSVMPAAVSGKTLEITPDQKLLTGPDTVYPVHVDPSFSTGVYGAWQVSEAYPDTVWRQEGMFAELTTAAYWSTGSTVSRTRSLLQVDVPYLGGQVLNAKLVLQDHATYSGDCSLHPVELWHTGRAGSTTTWNNQPEWKTKNSSYACPKGTVTLDATGAAQAASLGDTTVVDLGLRASDTVENRQQSSLRRFLLESATFTAEVTYNGECLLVNGVDHKDTDGTSFTKEMNCESQASDVRVEPYTSSAVTGQLLAGPHSFLCWRSGDMNAAGNRIWYYVKGDTSSGWTDWQGWGYVPADKITGAGAEPFPGLPACQVHNVTPGLMSPWDFNSDGRSDVVALQADGNLALFAGNGNGTLANKTMLWTDGRGRNYLDVFTADFNTDGIADIAAVDSAYKLWWWPGDGNGGVADAAVPATDPLTNSQTYFRPYRNVPCRDFFSLDYNGDGKTDVGAVCRVDEQGLDEYQYWWFTGDGKGGVNGLGSDDSGPGGATPNGSHTSADFFSDGRPDVAEMDGFGRLWLNKNIGGGELSPLAPSNPWPAADFGSTVSQMFSGDFDGDRKGDVAAVDSAGRLWMWPGDGNGGFGTPSKMSTATDWGSFKDLM, from the coding sequence GTGGCGCTTTCGACGGCGCTGACGACGCTCGGCGTCGCCGCGGCGGCGGCCGAGAAGGCCGAGAAAAGCGGTGGTGACGGCGTCGCCGTCTCGGCGCTGGCGAAGGCGAAGTCCTCCGGGAAGCCGGTGGAGATCACGGAGCACAGGACGCCGTACGCGGAGGTGCACGCGAATCCGTCCGGCACGCTGACGGTGACGACGCACCTGACGCCGGTGCGGGTACGTCAGGGCCGGACGTGGGTGCCGGTCGACACGGACCTGGTGACCGACAAAGGCCGGGTGCGGCCCAAGGCCGCCGTGACGGGCCTGGAACTGTCCAGCGGCGGCGACGGCCCGCTGGTGCGGCTCAACGACAAGCAGCACGTACTGGAGATGAGCTGGCCGGAGAAGCTGCCCAAGCCGCGTCTGGACGGGCCGGTGGCGACCTACCCCGAGGTACTGCCCGGAGTGGACCTCCAGGTCACCGCCGAGGCGGAGGGCTTCCAGCAGCTGCTGGTGGTCAAGGATGCCAAGGCCGCGAGGAACCCGAAGCTGAAGAAGATCGCCTACGGCCTCACCGGCACCGGTCTGAAGATCGGTGCCGACCGGAACAAGGGCCTGACGGCCGTCGACGCCAGGGGAAAGACGGTCTTCTCCGGACCGGCCCCGCGGATGTGGGACAGCTCGAAGGGGAACAAGAAGACGTCGGTCATGCCGGCCGCGGTCTCGGGAAAGACCCTGGAGATCACGCCCGATCAGAAGCTGCTCACCGGCCCTGACACCGTTTACCCGGTCCATGTGGACCCGTCGTTCAGCACGGGCGTGTACGGAGCGTGGCAAGTGTCCGAGGCGTACCCGGATACGGTCTGGCGGCAGGAGGGTATGTTCGCCGAACTCACTACCGCGGCGTACTGGAGCACCGGCAGCACGGTCAGTAGGACGCGCTCGCTCCTCCAGGTGGATGTGCCCTATCTGGGGGGCCAGGTTCTCAACGCCAAGCTGGTACTCCAGGATCACGCGACGTACTCGGGCGACTGTTCCCTCCACCCCGTGGAGCTCTGGCACACCGGTCGTGCCGGTTCCACGACGACCTGGAACAACCAGCCCGAATGGAAGACGAAGAACTCCTCGTACGCGTGCCCTAAGGGGACGGTCACCTTGGACGCCACCGGTGCGGCACAGGCGGCCTCGCTGGGTGACACCACCGTGGTGGACCTGGGGCTGCGCGCCTCGGACACCGTCGAGAACCGACAGCAGAGCAGCCTCAGACGCTTCCTGCTGGAGTCCGCCACGTTCACTGCGGAGGTCACGTACAACGGCGAGTGCCTCCTTGTGAACGGGGTCGATCACAAGGACACCGACGGCACGTCCTTCACCAAGGAGATGAACTGCGAGAGCCAGGCATCCGATGTCCGCGTCGAGCCCTATACGAGCAGTGCCGTGACGGGCCAGCTGCTGGCCGGCCCGCACAGCTTCCTGTGCTGGCGCAGCGGTGACATGAACGCCGCCGGCAATCGCATCTGGTACTACGTCAAGGGCGATACGTCGAGTGGCTGGACCGACTGGCAGGGCTGGGGCTATGTACCGGCCGACAAGATCACCGGCGCCGGCGCCGAGCCCTTCCCCGGGCTTCCGGCCTGCCAGGTCCACAACGTCACCCCCGGTCTGATGTCGCCGTGGGACTTCAACTCCGACGGCCGTTCCGATGTGGTGGCTCTCCAGGCAGACGGAAACCTCGCCCTGTTTGCGGGCAACGGCAACGGCACCCTCGCGAACAAGACCATGCTGTGGACGGACGGCCGGGGTCGGAACTACCTGGACGTGTTCACCGCCGACTTCAACACGGACGGCATCGCCGATATCGCCGCGGTCGACAGCGCGTACAAGTTGTGGTGGTGGCCGGGCGACGGCAACGGCGGTGTGGCCGATGCGGCTGTTCCGGCGACCGACCCCTTGACCAACAGTCAGACCTATTTCCGTCCGTACCGTAACGTGCCGTGCCGTGACTTCTTCTCTCTCGACTACAACGGAGACGGAAAGACCGATGTCGGCGCCGTCTGCAGAGTCGACGAACAGGGACTGGACGAGTACCAGTACTGGTGGTTCACCGGTGACGGCAAGGGCGGGGTCAACGGCCTCGGATCCGACGACAGCGGACCCGGGGGCGCCACGCCCAACGGCAGTCACACCTCGGCCGACTTCTTCAGCGACGGCCGCCCCGATGTGGCGGAGATGGATGGATTTGGGAGGCTCTGGCTGAACAAGAACATCGGTGGCGGTGAGCTGAGTCCGCTCGCGCCCTCGAACCCCTGGCCGGCTGCCGACTTCGGCTCGACGGTGAGCCAGATGTTCTCCGGAGACTTCGACGGTGACCGCAAGGGCGACGTCGCGGCCGTGGATTCCGCCGGCCGGCTCTGGATGTGGCCCGGTGACGGCAACGGCGGTTTCGGTACCCCGTCGAAGATGTCGACCGCCACGGACTGGGGGAGCTTCAAGGACCTCATGTGA
- a CDS encoding FG-GAP-like repeat-containing protein translates to MFARRVPHLRRVLASCAAFSVVLGTIGVVASAAERDGEPPRGVEVSALAKAKSSGKPVEIVEHRTETSGVYANPSGTLTVTTHLTPVRVRQGRAWVPVDTDLVTDKGRVRPKAAVTGLELSNGGEGPLVRLNDKQHVLELGWPGKLPKPKLDGPVATYPEVLPGVDLRVTAQAEGFAQLLVVKDAGAAKNPKLKKIAYGLVAPGLKVSGDHKQGLKAVDAKGRTVFTGPAPRMWDSSKGRKKEAVMSAEATVGSLAVVPDQKLLAAPDTTYPVYLDPSFTKAPSAWNVVRAGYPDRSGWMYSDFLQAGMDNVRGAYVPMRTFFQVDVPYLAGRQVLSASLSLVNGSGSGGQCTAPTVEIWHTARATPAHTWNNQPAWLSRLACSTGTSGIDVLGAAQAAAQSGTNLVDLGLRATAAGETPPATSYMLFNVGFVRLTAEIAYNGECLLRDQVSYQDPDSNSFRTELSCESQASDVRIEPYGTSQVTGQLLAGPHGFVCWRSGDMNGAGNRIWYYVKGDTSSGWTSWQGWGYVPADKIIGAGPEPFPGLPACNVHSLTPGLFAPQDFNSDGLSDVVALQSDGNLALHPGNGNGTLANKRLIWSDGRGSGYKEVFTADLDTDGRGDIAAVDSGNRVWWWPGDGNGGVAGAALPLTDEVSHLQGTFAEGWGPPRCKNFFSADFDGDGKGDIAAVCGVMEIDPDTDVLWWWRGNGNGEYAPAGYMSDHQFYQPALATDFNVDGRMDLAAALSGGSLHLLGGNGLGRWDYGTLQTWPAAGFGTVSNVFSGDFNGDRRGDLAAVDSAGSLWWWPGDGNGKYGAPSKMSTATDWGSAKDLM, encoded by the coding sequence GTGTTTGCGAGACGTGTTCCGCACCTGCGAAGAGTTCTGGCGTCCTGCGCGGCGTTCTCCGTGGTGCTCGGCACCATCGGCGTGGTCGCGTCGGCCGCAGAGCGTGACGGGGAACCGCCCAGGGGCGTCGAGGTGTCGGCGCTGGCGAAGGCTAAGTCCTCCGGGAAGCCGGTGGAGATCGTCGAGCACCGGACCGAGACGTCCGGGGTGTACGCGAATCCGTCCGGCACGCTGACGGTGACGACGCACCTGACGCCGGTGCGGGTGCGTCAGGGCCGGGCGTGGGTGCCGGTCGACACGGACCTGGTGACCGACAAGGGCCGGGTGCGGCCCAAGGCCGCCGTGACGGGCCTGGAACTGTCCAACGGCGGCGAGGGCCCCCTCGTACGGCTGAACGACAAGCAGCACGTGCTGGAGCTGGGCTGGCCGGGGAAGCTGCCGAAGCCGAAGCTGGACGGTCCGGTGGCCACGTACCCCGAGGTGCTGCCGGGCGTCGATCTGCGGGTCACGGCACAGGCGGAGGGCTTCGCGCAGCTACTGGTCGTCAAGGACGCGGGGGCGGCGAAGAACCCGAAGCTGAAGAAGATCGCCTACGGACTGGTCGCGCCCGGCCTGAAGGTGTCCGGTGATCACAAACAGGGCCTGAAGGCCGTCGACGCCAAGGGCCGCACCGTGTTCACCGGCCCCGCCCCGCGGATGTGGGACAGCTCGAAGGGCCGGAAGAAGGAAGCGGTCATGTCGGCCGAGGCCACCGTCGGCAGCCTGGCGGTCGTCCCCGACCAGAAGCTGCTCGCGGCCCCGGACACCACCTACCCCGTCTACCTGGATCCCTCGTTCACCAAGGCGCCGTCCGCCTGGAACGTGGTCAGGGCGGGGTATCCGGACAGATCCGGCTGGATGTACTCGGACTTCCTGCAGGCGGGGATGGACAACGTCCGCGGCGCCTATGTCCCGATGCGCACTTTCTTCCAGGTGGACGTTCCATACCTTGCGGGCCGCCAGGTGCTGAGTGCCTCCCTCAGTCTCGTGAACGGCTCCGGGTCCGGAGGGCAGTGCACTGCCCCCACGGTGGAGATCTGGCACACCGCCCGTGCCACTCCTGCGCACACATGGAACAACCAGCCCGCATGGCTCTCCAGACTCGCTTGTTCGACAGGGACTTCGGGCATCGACGTCCTGGGGGCGGCACAGGCGGCCGCGCAGAGCGGTACGAACCTGGTGGATCTCGGACTGAGGGCCACGGCGGCGGGCGAGACCCCGCCGGCAACGAGCTACATGCTCTTCAACGTGGGCTTCGTCCGGCTGACGGCGGAGATCGCCTACAACGGCGAGTGCTTGCTGCGAGACCAGGTGTCCTACCAGGACCCCGACAGCAACTCCTTCAGAACGGAGCTGAGCTGCGAGAGCCAGGCCTCGGACGTCAGGATCGAACCGTACGGCACCTCGCAGGTGACCGGGCAACTGCTGGCCGGTCCGCACGGCTTCGTGTGCTGGCGCAGCGGTGACATGAACGGTGCGGGCAATCGCATCTGGTACTACGTCAAGGGTGATACGTCCTCTGGCTGGACGAGCTGGCAGGGCTGGGGCTACGTTCCGGCCGACAAGATCATCGGCGCCGGACCTGAGCCGTTCCCGGGACTGCCGGCCTGCAATGTCCACAGCCTCACCCCGGGCCTGTTCGCGCCGCAGGACTTCAACTCCGACGGCCTGTCCGATGTGGTGGCCCTCCAGTCCGATGGCAACCTGGCCCTGCATCCGGGCAACGGCAACGGCACTCTGGCGAACAAGCGCCTCATCTGGTCCGACGGCCGGGGCAGCGGCTACAAGGAGGTCTTCACCGCGGACCTCGACACCGACGGCAGGGGAGACATCGCGGCCGTCGACAGCGGCAATCGTGTCTGGTGGTGGCCGGGGGACGGCAACGGCGGAGTCGCCGGCGCCGCTCTGCCCCTGACCGACGAGGTCAGCCACCTCCAGGGAACCTTCGCGGAGGGATGGGGGCCGCCGCGGTGCAAGAACTTCTTCTCGGCCGATTTCGACGGCGACGGAAAGGGCGACATCGCCGCCGTGTGCGGTGTCATGGAGATCGACCCTGACACGGACGTCCTGTGGTGGTGGCGCGGCAATGGAAACGGTGAGTACGCGCCCGCCGGATACATGTCGGACCACCAGTTCTACCAACCGGCCCTTGCCACGGACTTCAACGTCGACGGCCGCATGGACCTGGCGGCCGCGCTGTCCGGCGGAAGTCTTCATCTGCTGGGCGGCAACGGCCTCGGACGCTGGGACTACGGCACGCTGCAGACCTGGCCGGCGGCCGGCTTCGGCACGGTGAGCAACGTTTTCTCGGGCGACTTCAATGGCGACCGCAGGGGTGATCTGGCCGCAGTGGATTCCGCCGGCTCCCTCTGGTGGTGGCCCGGCGACGGAAACGGAAAGTACGGCGCCCCGTCGAAGATGTCGACCGCCACGGACTGGGGATCCGCAAAGGACCTCATGTGA